The Verrucomicrobium spinosum DSM 4136 = JCM 18804 genome includes a region encoding these proteins:
- a CDS encoding RDD family protein, whose product MRRKARSDAEIATLYQRLAAHFIDSCIMVALMLVFVILAAMMENVSSHLAGAMRVLGGLAALAYRLLVDGFRQGQGVGKRRMGIRVVASSTGHPCGLGQSVVRALPIFIPFIGPADVFLLLVNKRRRLGDFLARTEVLQGNPPPPPARKKRQRAKKKG is encoded by the coding sequence ATGCGAAGAAAAGCCCGTTCGGATGCCGAGATTGCCACGCTTTACCAGCGGTTGGCGGCTCATTTTATTGATAGCTGCATCATGGTGGCGCTGATGCTCGTGTTTGTGATTCTTGCGGCAATGATGGAGAATGTGAGCAGCCATCTCGCAGGAGCCATGCGAGTTCTGGGAGGCCTGGCGGCGCTCGCCTACCGGCTGCTGGTGGATGGATTCAGGCAAGGCCAGGGGGTGGGAAAGAGACGCATGGGCATTCGGGTGGTGGCCAGCTCAACGGGGCATCCCTGCGGGTTGGGACAGTCTGTGGTGAGGGCGTTGCCGATTTTCATCCCCTTCATCGGTCCGGCGGATGTGTTCCTACTTTTGGTAAACAAGCGTCGACGTCTGGGGGATTTCCTCGCCCGAACAGAGGTGCTACAGGGCAACCCTCCGCCACCACCCGCGCGGAAAAAGAGACAGCGGGCAAAGAAGAAGGGCTGA